Within the Medicago truncatula cultivar Jemalong A17 chromosome 4, MtrunA17r5.0-ANR, whole genome shotgun sequence genome, the region GAGGGTGCTTATTTAATATGGTGCACGTGCTAAATAGGTGAAACACCcaccattgtggatggtcttaCACATCCTATagatttcggattttataaatcgtatgattttataaaaatacgACACCTGACACCCCTATAATATGGGAGAGGATCCAATTCCTTGATGAGGAATGATTTATGGACACATTTTTCAAACACAAACACCTAAAGCATACGATTAAAGAGCTCCTTTATATGAAGCATAGACCACCCACTCTTGTTTCTTTTCATTATGAAATTATGAAAAGATAACAAGAGGATGATTAATAAGCCCAatctgttattttattttttaattttattcacttattttatttttatcactttatattagtttttcacataaaatttcatttccttataaaattttgtgtaatcattacttgatcaaaaataacatattatatttataagataagatttttatttttataatcctTAATCAATGCCATGAGGGCACTGGAAAGCAAATATGTAGAATTTTTAATGGATTAAAAATCGAATAAAtttttaacccttttttttaagccaaattattagtattaaaagaaactttttaagTCAGTTGCTTTgagacaaaaatgaaaaatttatctATATTTTCGTCCTCTTCCTTGAAAGTCTTTCACTAATCCGGTAAATATAATTAGTTTGTAAATTAGCATTGGACAGAAGGAAATAATAAAGTGGTAAATGTCTTTCACTCCCCTCCCGTGTGAAGTTAGTGTAGCACGGGGACGGGTTcaatcaatcattcattcattttaatcAATTCTTCACCCCATTCTAACACATGTTTTTCAGGATAGAACCAACCATGTCATCAACAGCACAATCCCAATAAAACCCCAATTCACCACAATTACCAAACTCTCCTCTCCTCTCCTCTCGCCACTGTCAACTGACACTGATGACGTAAAATTCCAccattatcatcaaaactccaTTATCGTCaattcaccaccaccaccgctaTGGAGGGTGGAAACAGAGCTGAAGCTGAACGGTGGCTTTACACCGCCAACAAACTCCTAAGCGCACGTGATCTGCACGGTGCACGCTCCTTCGCGATCCGTGCCCGAGAATCCGACCCAACCTTCGACGCCTCTGAGCTTCTCTTAGCTGTCATCGACACTCTCCTCGCCGGAGAATCACGGATCAATGATCACCACCGTGATTGGTACGGAATTCTTCAAATTCTCCGATACACCACCAACATCGACCACATCGCGAATCAGTATCGCCGACTTGCTCTCCTCCTTGACCCTAATCGTAACCCATTCGCTTTCTCCGGTCATGCTTTCTCCCTTGTTCATGATGCTTGGTCTGTTCTTTCAAATCCTGCTAAGAAAGCTATGTACGATAGTGATCTAAGGTTGCTCACTACACCACCGGTTCCGTCACAGCCTCAGCCACAACTGGCTCCTCAGTATCAACAACCTCCACAACAGCCACTGCAGCAGCCTCCACAGCCAACGCCGAGGAAAAACTCTAGATCGAGGGATAGCACTGGCGCCACCGCCACCGAGCCGACACTGTCTCGACAGAATCGGAACCCTAGCGAGGCAGGTGAGACGACTCGGCAGACGCGAATAGCGAGTGCTGCTGAAACGGTAGGTAACATAAGTTTTTGGACATTGTGCCCTTACTGTTACGTTCACTATGAGTATCCGAAGGAGTATGAAGATTGTACCTTACGGTGTCAGAGTTGTCGGAGGGGGTTTCATGCGGTTGTGATACGTTCACCGCCGGTGAATGAGATAGATTCTTCGTTTTGTACTTGGGGATTTTTTCCATTAGGGTTTTCTGGTGATTCTAAAGATTTGAATGGGGCTTCTTCCAATTGGAACCCTATTGCACCGTTGTTTCCGTGTACGATGAAAGGATCGTCTAATAGGAAAAAGAATTGGGTTTATTATGATGAAGAGGCAACTGCGGCGTTTATTGATATTTCTGATCCCAGTGATAATGATTCTGATGATGGGGATTGGAGAGGTGGTGCTGGTAAGAGGAGAGGGGTGAAGAGCTCAGGGGTTAGTACTAGTAAAAAGATTAGGAAAGATTCCGGTAATGCTAGTGGTAGGGGAGCTGTTGGGAGACCTAGGAGGAGTGCTACTGGTGCTGCATCTGGGAATGAGAAGAATGTTGGGGCTGTTGATGATGCTTCTGCCGCTGCCTCTGGTGTAAGGGCAGATGCCAATACCATTAAGAAAGCTGCACTGGGTAGTTCCAGGAGGAGGGGTGCTGGAAACTTGGATTTGAATGTGGAGTTCAGTAATGATGTGGAGGAGCCGTCCCGTGGAGTGCGTGCCCGTGAAGGGAATGCAACTGGCAATGCTGAGGATAATATTGATGGGGTTGGGTTTTTTGAGGGTCTTGATGAGTTCCTTAGTAGCTTACCCATTCTCAATCCGGTGGGAGATGATAAGGTTAAGGGTCATTAGCCATTTTGTAATTTAGAtgcttttacttttttattttcgtaGACCATAGATGTTATTACTTGTATGTTTGCAATTGTAGCTCAAAATGATCTGAGCTATTGTGAATTCTTGTTGTTGttagattttatttaaaattatgacaGCATCTCAGTACATTATAGCTTTTGAAGTATTTGAGGATTGCTTCATGACATGTAGATTATATTGTACCATTAAGGAAGGAGACatagattgttttttttttaaagaaagtcaGGTACACACTCTCTCAATAACAGGGCAATAATGAGTGTATTTCGGAGTTTTACCTAGCCCTAAACTCCGCTTTGTATGCGCGGCAATCcagataataatatatacatttGTATTGTCTGATCTGATTGTGCTCTACACTATGCTTGTTAGCAACTATTTTGTACACAACATTCACCATCAcatgctagtttttttttttttttttggatattttgtttttatttagctCTGTTGTTTTCTTCTTGAGTGTTGTGTGGTGTGGCTTTGCTCTGTTGTAAGTTTGAGGTCACCAGCAAGTCTAGTCTTCTTTTCGTTTCATCACATCCTTTTCAAGTCTGTTTGGTCCAGGCTTGAAAACACCAAGCCTTTGTTTTAAAAGGCAGTTTCTGGGTGCAGTGATATCTGTTAGGTCATTGGTCTTGTTAGGCTGTTAGCCAATGTTTTAGCATTTTCAACTGCTAACAGTTTAACCAACTTGCATTTGCTTGTGTCTCCAATATGACATTGGTTTTTTCAGCTAATTTTGAATTGCTGGGTTTATGGATCATGGTTTTTCTATTTCCAAAATTTTAGTGGATGAGTAATGATTTTTCAGTTTAAACATTAGGTTCTGAATCCTGATGAAGCATTTTGCCAGGTGCTAATAAGCAATTTATTTAGAGTTATTTTCTTGACTGCAATCGTAAATGAGGTCAGAATAAGTTGTATGCTCTATCGGCATTACATAAGGTGTCATCTACAATAATACCTTATCATGAACAGGGATCTTCGAAGGTGTTTAATGAATATTTGAAAGAATCACCTTTGTTCAATGGTGTGTTTTGTTAATTTGCCGGCATTTCATGTAGGGATGTGGTGGATATTATCTTTGTATAGATGGTTTATATTCTGTCTTAACTAAATGGTACAATATTCTTATATGTTGTGCTCTAACTCAGTAGCATACTAGGTCTAAGCAAAGAATACATCTTTGTGAGGCCCCTAAATAGATTGAAGAAACATAAGAACATTGAGATTCCTTGTTACTTGTTCTCACATTTGAAAGAAAGGTTGTTAGGGGCAACGTCTATAGTGGAGAAAATACAAGCACTTATATGCTGTGTTCTAAGAAGCATACTGGGTCTAAGCAAAATATATATCTCTGTGAGGCACCTAAATAGATTGAAGATACATAGGAGCATATAGATTTGGCATCTATTGTTGAGAAGATCATAGAATCTCAAACTAAGTGATTTGGGTAAGTGTAAAGTTCTATATAAGCCCTGTAAGGAGAGGCAGAGGGAGACCTTGAAGCTTGAAGAATATAAATCAATCCACTTAGCTTATGTTTGGTGAGTTGCATGGACGTATGTCGTCACCGTGACTTTTCATTCTTCAAAACATACACTAAGAAGAATTTGGATCCAAATGGTAAAAACTCATCCTCGTAGGACATTATGACATCATTTTATACACACACTATAGAACGACACAATGAATGTATATTATTTATTCTGCATATTTGTATGCTGTTTGCATGTTGTTTATTCTAGCCTATATGTATGTGTCTTGCTGTGAATATGAAGGATTGTGTTAGAACATCCTAAACTACACTTCAAGCATgttgatttgaaattatttATCTCAGTATGCTGAACGCTTAGGTACCCTGAAAGTACCAACAATCGGTTTATTTCTGGGTTTTACTACTCTGTATATGGCCACACTAGTTTAAGTAGATTGTTAGACATTGCTTTGCAAAGAAAATGGTTGTAAATCTGTGTATGGCATCTATTGAAGACAAAATATATTCGTCCTATAATACTTGtctcttctaatttttttgggtgcATAATTAATGCCTCTGTTTGAAGGATGCGTATCTCCTGCAGTCTCAAAAACACTGTATTTACACAATCAAGTTATCCTCCTCCAACGATGCACATTAGTTTGTTTGTTGTTATAAGAGTTTAAAAGAAGACATTGTAGCTGTATCTAAATGTGTAATTcaacatcaataatataaaattcaatAGTACAAGCAATAGTGCCAAACTGGtaagtagaaagaaagaaaacaaatacaaaGGCTTTTTACTCCGTACAATACAACAAAGATACTACAATCATCATAACCTCGTAGAATTTCATCACACACAATCAAGAAATGATACAATGTCTATTGCAAGTATTTAGCTGATCGCATAATGCAACTTGGAAAGAAGTGTTTAAGGGCTAGATGTTGAAGGTGGTGGGGAGGGGAAAGTGGTTGGGATTGAAGGAATGTTGGGAAGTGAAGTGGCTGCTGGCAATGGTGGAATGTTGAGAGATGGAATTGTTGGAAAATTTGTAGGAAAGCTAGGAAGTGGTGGCATAGTGAGTTTAGGCATAGAAGGGATAGTAGGCAATGGAGGAAGATTTCCCTGAGGCATATTTGGAATTGAAGGCAAAGGTGGTAATGTAGTTGGATTTGGTAAATTGGGAATGTTAGGCAAATTTGGTTGTGTTGTCTGTAAAAGATGGCGAGCTTCTAGGCTCATGCTTGACATGGTCACAACAAGAAGTAAAGCTATGATGAAGGATTTGCTTGATGCCATTGATAACCTTATGAATTGATAGGAGCTAAGCAGTATATTTGTATATAGAGAATTTGCTTTGAGATTTTATGAGAAGGAAAGGAGTAGTGGATGGTCTTATATATAGAGTAAGCAAGATTTGAAGGAGGGTAGTTTGGAGAACAACTACGAgcttttgcaatttttatttctttagttTGTTTAACTTCCTCTGTTTCACTTTGACAAAATCATTATCCAGATAGATGGCTTGGCTTAAGACTATTTGTTATCTCCTGAAGgctgtggatttttttttcactcttcttctattttttttatgtcttaaacttacattttttttttgtgacaaaaCTCGACATCATTTTTATATACCTAAGCGTTGTgcgtttcaatttttatttttttttgacaaaaacaaaatgatattcattcaaatcgagagattacatcattcaacaccgctaaaaacgcAAAAGATAAATCTGCGAACACACTCacagcatccaagttaatagcatataatgACACAATGCCTacaaaattatatgataaaattaaagtgacagGAATATCCatggcctccggatctgcaacgttgacgcccaaatctttgattgaataatcgatcttcAAAATGAATCAGATGAACACCGCAAAAAGGCGGGAAATCAAACAGCGCCGCACAaaacgacgaacaacaaaccaccacacttaaatgatgaaatcacaaagaaaaaactagatatatgtgaaaatcacttatttagattgaaatatagagaaaaagatgaagatgagtgatttcaggtcaataattgacccaaaaccactCCTCGATGAAAAATCTagaagagaaaacctagagagagaaaactagggCCGGCTTAACTTTCTATGATATGATGTGCTTTtcaattatttatcttttattatctaaaaaaaatgcttaaCCTCTgagttgatttattttaaaaaataagcttCGACAGATGCAAATACATTAGGAAGTCACTTGTTATTTGAGTGTATAAGAATATCTACAATGGAGAAATCTATTTTTGGATACCTAAATAGATTTTACATGTACACAtaacttatttataattttttaataataatacataataattaCTCAATCCATGCAATTCAACATCTAACATAAATTTGCTTAAAACACACCTACTAATTAGATTACCAACTCTTAGATATTACATTCTGCTTGTAactacatatttttttctcagtcaccaaattcatacaaaaaatatttaaaaacacttgtcattttttcctcttttgctctttgaaatatatataaaatagaaagaGTTGGCCATCATACATTTGAGCGTTTAGAGTAGCCAACCAGTCTAACCAAAAAACCATTTTGTCAAATAGAAAGTTGAACTAACTAAAAATTGCAAAAGCTCTTGATGGTTCATCCGAACTACCCTCCTTCAAATCTCTCTCAATCTATATAAGATCACCCACTATCCCTATGCTTCTCATCAAATCCCAAATCAAATTCTCTCTATACAAAATATACCCTCCTTAGGTCCTACAATTATTCATCATCAAACTATCAATGGCAATATTCAAATCCTTGATCACAACTTTACTTCTAGTTGTGACAATATCAAACATGAGCCTAGAAGCTCGCCATCTTTTGCAAACTACCACACAACCAAATTTACCAACCATTCCCACTTTACCAAAACCAACAACATTACCACCTTTACCTTCAATTCCAAATATGCCTCAAGGAAATCTTCCTCCATTGCCTACTATCCCTTCTATGCCTAAACTCACTATGCCACCACTTCCAAGTCTTCCTACAAATATTCCAACAATTCCATCTCTCAACATTCCACCATTGCCAGCAGTCACTTCACTTCCAAACCTTCCTTCAATCCCAACCACTTTCCCCTCCATCCCATTTTTCTCCCCACCACCTTCAACCTCTAGTCCTTAAACACTTCTTCACTTGTTATCTTTGCATGCAATAGACATTGCTTTTTTATGTGTGATTAAATTGTACGAGGTTATGATGATAGTACTATTATTATCTTTGTTGTATTGTATGGTGTGAAAAgcctttgtattatttttttttctacttacCTGTTTGGCACTATTGTTTGTACTTTTGAATTTCTGTTATTGATGTTAAATTACACATTTCTACAAACAATATAAAATCTGTGTATTTTGGTCACTAGTTTTTCCAAATATTTGACTTGGGGAAATTTAAATAAGACTAGATGGAAAGCAATGGgttatgaatatatatttaaaaatttggaaaatagagaaattattattaaataaactaatGAGTATTTTATAACCGTTTTAGAGCGATTTAAACTTCGCctactaaaattataaatataaagtcAAACAACTTTTATCATTGAGGCATCGACGTAGGTTTATACACAATTTCagttaaatatcatttttccatCCAATATTACTAGTATGAAACACCGTTGAACATATTTCTTGTGCTATGGGCTAATAAGAAAATGATGCCCTCATAGTCATTAGAAATTCATAATCATTTTTGACAGAAATCAAATGAAgattgtttaatatattttgacatAGTAGATCACAAATAagattttaataaattcaattttgaaaaacttctcTTAGCAAAGTGAGGCAAAAGtatgaaaaaaaactaattaatcaaTTGGCAAAAGCTTATGCGGTGAGACTTTTttgaattgatgatcaaacacTGTGAGCACAATGATATTAGAGAGAAATAAAAAGATTAAGAGATATCATAAAGACTACATTGAAAGAATCTCATGACTTAAGTATCACATTaaacatacttttatttatttaatgtgaCACTTTTTATATTGCCACACTTTTTAAGAACTAACGTCCGAATAGGCTTGTAGCCTTTCCGTgattcaattttcaatgaaagCACCAATTGCTAGCATTTAAACTCATAAGGAGAGATCAATCCAAAAACTAGTCCATTAGGTAGGAGTGTCTTATGACTTAAGTATCATATTGAACACTTTTATATActcgatgtgagactcttaataAGAAACAAAGTAAAGTGTATCACACAAGAATGTGGGAGTAATCACTTGAATTATTTAAGCAATGCCAGTTTGGATGACCTTTCcaaattattattctttctcTTAATTCATTTAATCACTTTGATTACTGCTCTGTCCATCGAGTTTAAAGCACACCTCAAGCGTAGGCTTTAGCCTGTTAGCTCACAAAATTGAACAAACCAAATCTCCACAAAAATTACTAATTAAGCAGCCATCTAGAAAATTTTAGAGTAGCATACGCCACTCTTTGCAGCTCTTCATTTACAAAAGTTCCACATGTCAAATTCCTAGTGTTTCTTGAatccttattatttcattcccTCAACCAACCACCTCTAGCCACTAGAcatagagaaattcacctttttcaGCCTTAAATGCCTTATTTTCTAGTCgtttttcttctcttatttAGTGTGAGCTAAATCTCTAGCTTGTTGTTGCTTTTAATATTAATGTTGTTCCACAAAGCACTTGCATAAGATGATTTGAATATCTTTTAAGTTAATTATATTCTCTGTCTCAAAATAAGTCATTTGAATTTGACTATGTTAATCATTCACATAACATATTTTTACCATTATATAGAGACAAATGGTAACATAAGATATTGTTGAATTTATTTAGacgaatatttttaaaatattaaattttt harbors:
- the LOC11409799 gene encoding uncharacterized protein, giving the protein MEGGNRAEAERWLYTANKLLSARDLHGARSFAIRARESDPTFDASELLLAVIDTLLAGESRINDHHRDWYGILQILRYTTNIDHIANQYRRLALLLDPNRNPFAFSGHAFSLVHDAWSVLSNPAKKAMYDSDLRLLTTPPVPSQPQPQLAPQYQQPPQQPLQQPPQPTPRKNSRSRDSTGATATEPTLSRQNRNPSEAGETTRQTRIASAAETVGNISFWTLCPYCYVHYEYPKEYEDCTLRCQSCRRGFHAVVIRSPPVNEIDSSFCTWGFFPLGFSGDSKDLNGASSNWNPIAPLFPCTMKGSSNRKKNWVYYDEEATAAFIDISDPSDNDSDDGDWRGGAGKRRGVKSSGVSTSKKIRKDSGNASGRGAVGRPRRSATGAASGNEKNVGAVDDASAAASGVRADANTIKKAALGSSRRRGAGNLDLNVEFSNDVEEPSRGVRAREGNATGNAEDNIDGVGFFEGLDEFLSSLPILNPVGDDKVKGH
- the LOC11409798 gene encoding protein PELPK1, which translates into the protein MAIFKSLITTLLLVVTISNMSLEARHLLQTTTQPNLPTIPTLPKPTTLPPLPSIPNMPQGNLPPLPTIPSMPKLTMPPLPSLPTNIPTIPSLNIPPLPAVTSLPNLPSIPTTFPSIPFFSPPPSTSSP